The genome window GAGATGAGCGCTCGGAATCAATTGCCTGGGACCATTAAGAAGGTCAAGGTCGGAGCCGTGATGGCCGAGGTGGTCCTGAAGGTGGGGGATCAGGAGCTGGTCGCGGCTATCACCAGCGGCTCGGCCAAGCGGATGAAATTG of Candidatus Methylomirabilis tolerans contains these proteins:
- a CDS encoding TOBE domain-containing protein gives rise to the protein MEMSARNQLPGTIKKVKVGAVMAEVVLKVGDQELVAAITSGSAKRMKLKAGDKVFAVIKATEVMIAKE